The Planctellipticum variicoloris DNA window CGGCATGGATCGAGTCGCTGCAATCGGAGTCTTCCGCGTATTCGGCCGTACCCCGCTTTGCCGGCGAGATTCGTCGTCGCAAGAACGGATCTTCCGAAAGCGTAAGTTAGTCTTGGAGCATCTGGACGCAGGATTGCCCCGGCGTCGTTCAATTCGCGCTCGCCGTCGCTGCGACGGCCCTGAATCGAGCATCCATGTCGTCGGTTTCCACACTCCCATTCAGTCCGTCGGCCCCGCTCAAGGGAATCCTGTTGCGAGTGGGAGTCGTCGTCTTTCTGGTCGAGTCGCTGCTCCTGGCGGCATTCGTGACGTTCGACCCCGACGGTCACATCTGGCACGTCCTCGACGCGCCCCTCTTGACGGTCGCTGTGGCCGCGGTCATCCACTACTGGATCACCAGTCCCCTGGACGCCAGGCTGGCGAGGGCCATTGGCGAGTTGGACGACGCCCGGCTCATCGCCGAGCGGCTTGCGCGGACCGATGGGCTGACGGGAGTTCTCAATCGCCGCGAGCTGCTCGACCGGTTGAAGCGGGAGTGGCTCAAGGCGGAGCGGCACGACGCCCCCTTGTCGCTGCTGATGATCGACATCGATTTCTTCAAGCGGATCAACGACACCTACGGTCATCAGGCCGGCGATGCGGTCCTG harbors:
- a CDS encoding GGDEF domain-containing protein, yielding MSSVSTLPFSPSAPLKGILLRVGVVVFLVESLLLAAFVTFDPDGHIWHVLDAPLLTVAVAAVIHYWITSPLDARLARAIGELDDARLIAERLARTDGLTGVLNRRELLDRLKREWLKAERHDAPLSLLMIDIDFFKRINDTYGHQAGDAVLVKVAHVLESACRNCDDIGRYGGEEFCIVLSSTTLCEAAAIAERLIDEVAGISIEHEGQTLAVTLSVGVAQNAGGMTGPGELIKVADCALYRAKHLGRNRVETMEHVLELCPAQ